A genome region from Halocatena salina includes the following:
- a CDS encoding universal stress protein: MSHSFTDSIVVPVADQEDATVTAAALEPYDVGTITVVYVVEKGEGVPDKTPVEQSEQIATESFAAFRETFPTVETETIYRRNVVTGIIEVATDIDASAIVFHPRGGSRIRQLLAGDRSLRLITEAKRPVIALPNEVNKE, translated from the coding sequence ATGAGTCACTCATTCACCGATTCGATCGTCGTTCCAGTCGCCGATCAAGAAGATGCCACGGTAACGGCGGCCGCTCTCGAACCATACGATGTCGGCACTATTACCGTCGTGTACGTGGTTGAGAAAGGTGAAGGTGTTCCGGATAAAACACCTGTCGAACAGTCCGAACAGATCGCCACCGAATCGTTCGCTGCCTTTCGGGAGACGTTTCCCACGGTTGAGACGGAGACAATCTATCGCCGCAACGTGGTCACAGGGATCATCGAGGTGGCAACGGATATCGATGCGAGTGCGATCGTCTTTCATCCCCGCGGTGGTTCCCGAATCCGTCAGCTCCTTGCCGGTGATCGCTCGCTTCGGCTGATTACCGAGGCGAAACGTCCGGTCATCGCACTCCCGAACGAGGTGAACAAGGAATGA